The Hydra vulgaris chromosome 11, alternate assembly HydraT2T_AEP genome contains a region encoding:
- the LOC100210754 gene encoding uncharacterized protein LOC100210754 isoform X3 yields the protein MLLRHVFICLVILELLNKSKQTLTCNRNSYKQVCFSQCAHFSYEFWSGHMKKIGEHANPIQDQISEFSYMFGGKEFYSQFVRKRKPVAFRGVASDWMAAKQWKNESYLIEKYGDVLFDVEMGKIYDNNLNTRKTMKMKEFLREYRNISMYLDSPFPQSEMIHDMQMPLMMGCEELKSAFTSMHLLFSNGGTSSPLHFDGFENFLTVFSGVKIVYLIDPNYIHNMYFKDIKTFPNLSPISPEGVDLVKYPLFASTPFHKLVLNAGDMVYIPQGWFHQVRSFESPNIGVSLWFSIFSPNQLLDINEPDYSYRDSLAQEEAFKFMVFNAPLEIECSSQKVEMINFDKIVLPKVVNYTKRGKVNSEDVEKEPIFVNNTVFYEKVELSEPTVFVGSDDRWIYAIDAQTGKIKWKVETANDTGSTCNFHNSGLVVYCGADDGYMRAIDVTTGSVIWKFKTNSSIISSAFVDHLNLIYFGSMDHYFYVLHSNGTLKWKKNLKSEIWSSPCLTNNSVFIATMSAYRSNIFALDKETGAVAWKYMAFSPIKASPCISHNGSLVTFCDTSSCIYSFNTTSGNITFLKKTASNDSIEATPVADSQGKLFILSKSGSLLALILEPPKVSWKLNVGNSDIGCSSSPYLGVDNILYIAGGNGTCYAIDPDSGEVKWKTDIGSQIFFSSPRLSKNFVYIGSLDGRLNALDSNTGKLLWSAQTNGPLVGTPLITRTFV from the exons ATGTTGTTAAGacatgtttttatatgtttagttATTTTGGAACTGTTAAACAAATCGAAACAAACTCTTACTTGCAACCGTAATAGCTATAAACAAGTGTGTTTTAGTCAGTGTGCTCATTTTTCGTATGAATTTTGGAGTGGTCACATGAAAAAAATTGGTGAACATGCTAATCCAATTCAAGACCAGATTTCTGAGTTTAGTTATATGTTTGGGGGAAAAGAGTTTTATTCTCAATTTGTGCGTAAACGCAAGCCAGTTGCATTTCGTGGTGTGGCATCGGACTGGATGGCTGCAAAACAGTGGAAAAACGAAAGTTATCTTATTGAAAAATATGGCGACGTTTTGTTTGACGTCGAAATGGGTAAAATATACGACAACAATTTAAACACAAGAAAAACCATGAAAATGAAAGAATTTCTGAGAGAGTACCGAAACATCTCTATGTACTTGGACTCACCATTTCCGCAATCTGAAATGATTCACGATATGCAAATGCCTTTAATGATGGGGTGCGAAGAATTGAAATCAGCATTTACAAGTATGCATCTATTATTTTCTAATGGTGGGACCAGTAGCCCTTTACACTTCGATGGCTTCGAGAATTTCTTAACAGTTTTTTCTGGAGTTAAAATAGTCTACTTAATTGACCCTAACTACATTcataatatgtattttaaagatataaaaacatttccaAATTTGTCTCCAATCTCTCCAGAAGGTGTTGACTTAGTTAAATATCCTTTATTTGCGAGTACACCTTTCCATAAG CTTGTGTTAAATGCAGGCGATATGGTTTATATACCACAAGGTTGGTTCCATCAAGTCCGTTCATTTGAGTCGCCAAATATTGGTGTCAGCTTATGGTTTTCGATATTTTCACCAAACCAGTTACTTGATATT AATGAACCGGATTATTCTTATCGCGATTCACTTGCCCAAGAAGAAGCGTTTAAGTTTATGGTTTTTAACGCACCGTTGGAAATCGAGTGCTCATCTCAAAAAGTAGAAATGataaactttgataaaattGTATTACCAAAAGTTGTAAACTACACTAAAAGAGGTAAAG taaactCAGAAGATGTTGAAAAGGAAcctatttttgtaaacaacacagtattttatgaaaaagttgaGTTGAGCGAACCGACTGTGTTCGTGGGTTCAGATGATCGCTGGATTTACGCAATTGACGCACAAACaggaaaaataaaatggaaagtGGAAACTGCTAATGATACTGG ttcaaCTTGCAACTTTCACAACAGCGGTTTGGTTGTATATTGTGGAGCAGATGACGGTTACATGAGAGCTATAGATGTGACAACCGGCTCCGTAATTTGGAAATTTAAGACCAATTCATCAATCATATCTTCAGCTTTTGTcgatcatttaaatttaatttactttggaTCAATGGATCATTATTTCTACGTGTTACATTCCAACGGAACTTTAAAgtggaaaaaaaatctaaaatccgAGATTTGGAGTTCACCTTGTTTAACCAATAACAGTGTTTTTATTGCAACAATGTCTGCATACAGATCGAATATATTTGCTCTTGATAAAGAAACTGGTGCAGTTGCTTGGAAATATATGGCATTTTCACCAATCAAAGCTTCTCCGTGCATCAGTCATAATGGCTCCCTTGTAACATTTTGTGATACTAGCAGTTGTATTTATTCGTTTAATACAACCTCTGgtaatattacttttttgaaaaaaaccgcGTCCAATGATAGTATTGAAGCTACACCTGTTGCAGATAGTCAAGGAAAGCTCTTTATTTTAAGCAAAAGCGGAAGTCTTTTAGCATTAATTTTAGAACCTCCCAAAGTTTCTTGGAAATTAAATGTTGGAAACT ctgACATAGGATGTAGTTCCAGTCCATATCTTGGtgttgataatattttatatattgctgGAGGAAACGGAACATGTTATGCTATTGATCCAGATTCAGGCGAAGTTAAATGGA
- the LOC100210754 gene encoding beta-alanine-activating enzyme isoform X4, which produces MLLRHVFICLVILELLNKSKQTLTCNRNSYKQVCFSQCAHFSYEFWSGHMKKIGEHANPIQDQISEFSYMFGGKEFYSQFVRKRKPVAFRGVASDWMAAKQWKNESYLIEKYGDVLFDVEMGKIYDNNLNTRKTMKMKEFLREYRNISMYLDSPFPQSEMIHDMQMPLMMGCEELKSAFTSMHLLFSNGGTSSPLHFDGFENFLTVFSGVKIVYLIDPNYIHNMYFKDIKTFPNLSPISPEGVDLVKYPLFASTPFHKLVLNAGDMVYIPQGWFHQVRSFESPNIGVSLWFSIFSPNQLLDINEPDYSYRDSLAQEEAFKFMVFNAPLEIECSSQKVEMINFDKIVLPKVVNYTKRVNSEDVEKEPIFVNNTVFYEKVELSEPTVFVGSDDRWIYAIDAQTGKIKWKVETANDTGSTCNFHNSGLVVYCGADDGYMRAIDVTTGSVIWKFKTNSSIISSAFVDHLNLIYFGSMDHYFYVLHSNGTLKWKKNLKSEIWSSPCLTNNSVFIATMSAYRSNIFALDKETGAVAWKYMAFSPIKASPCISHNGSLVTFCDTSSCIYSFNTTSGNITFLKKTASNDSIEATPVADSQGKLFILSKSGSLLALILEPPKVSWKLNVGNSDIGCSSSPYLGVDNILYIAGGNGTCYAIDPDSGEVKWKTDIGSQIFFSSPRLSKNFVYIGSLDGRLNALDSNTGKLLWSAQTNGPLVGTPLITRTFV; this is translated from the exons ATGTTGTTAAGacatgtttttatatgtttagttATTTTGGAACTGTTAAACAAATCGAAACAAACTCTTACTTGCAACCGTAATAGCTATAAACAAGTGTGTTTTAGTCAGTGTGCTCATTTTTCGTATGAATTTTGGAGTGGTCACATGAAAAAAATTGGTGAACATGCTAATCCAATTCAAGACCAGATTTCTGAGTTTAGTTATATGTTTGGGGGAAAAGAGTTTTATTCTCAATTTGTGCGTAAACGCAAGCCAGTTGCATTTCGTGGTGTGGCATCGGACTGGATGGCTGCAAAACAGTGGAAAAACGAAAGTTATCTTATTGAAAAATATGGCGACGTTTTGTTTGACGTCGAAATGGGTAAAATATACGACAACAATTTAAACACAAGAAAAACCATGAAAATGAAAGAATTTCTGAGAGAGTACCGAAACATCTCTATGTACTTGGACTCACCATTTCCGCAATCTGAAATGATTCACGATATGCAAATGCCTTTAATGATGGGGTGCGAAGAATTGAAATCAGCATTTACAAGTATGCATCTATTATTTTCTAATGGTGGGACCAGTAGCCCTTTACACTTCGATGGCTTCGAGAATTTCTTAACAGTTTTTTCTGGAGTTAAAATAGTCTACTTAATTGACCCTAACTACATTcataatatgtattttaaagatataaaaacatttccaAATTTGTCTCCAATCTCTCCAGAAGGTGTTGACTTAGTTAAATATCCTTTATTTGCGAGTACACCTTTCCATAAG CTTGTGTTAAATGCAGGCGATATGGTTTATATACCACAAGGTTGGTTCCATCAAGTCCGTTCATTTGAGTCGCCAAATATTGGTGTCAGCTTATGGTTTTCGATATTTTCACCAAACCAGTTACTTGATATT AATGAACCGGATTATTCTTATCGCGATTCACTTGCCCAAGAAGAAGCGTTTAAGTTTATGGTTTTTAACGCACCGTTGGAAATCGAGTGCTCATCTCAAAAAGTAGAAATGataaactttgataaaattGTATTACCAAAAGTTGTAAACTACACTAAAAGAG taaactCAGAAGATGTTGAAAAGGAAcctatttttgtaaacaacacagtattttatgaaaaagttgaGTTGAGCGAACCGACTGTGTTCGTGGGTTCAGATGATCGCTGGATTTACGCAATTGACGCACAAACaggaaaaataaaatggaaagtGGAAACTGCTAATGATACTGG ttcaaCTTGCAACTTTCACAACAGCGGTTTGGTTGTATATTGTGGAGCAGATGACGGTTACATGAGAGCTATAGATGTGACAACCGGCTCCGTAATTTGGAAATTTAAGACCAATTCATCAATCATATCTTCAGCTTTTGTcgatcatttaaatttaatttactttggaTCAATGGATCATTATTTCTACGTGTTACATTCCAACGGAACTTTAAAgtggaaaaaaaatctaaaatccgAGATTTGGAGTTCACCTTGTTTAACCAATAACAGTGTTTTTATTGCAACAATGTCTGCATACAGATCGAATATATTTGCTCTTGATAAAGAAACTGGTGCAGTTGCTTGGAAATATATGGCATTTTCACCAATCAAAGCTTCTCCGTGCATCAGTCATAATGGCTCCCTTGTAACATTTTGTGATACTAGCAGTTGTATTTATTCGTTTAATACAACCTCTGgtaatattacttttttgaaaaaaaccgcGTCCAATGATAGTATTGAAGCTACACCTGTTGCAGATAGTCAAGGAAAGCTCTTTATTTTAAGCAAAAGCGGAAGTCTTTTAGCATTAATTTTAGAACCTCCCAAAGTTTCTTGGAAATTAAATGTTGGAAACT ctgACATAGGATGTAGTTCCAGTCCATATCTTGGtgttgataatattttatatattgctgGAGGAAACGGAACATGTTATGCTATTGATCCAGATTCAGGCGAAGTTAAATGGA